A section of the Oryza sativa Japonica Group chromosome 1, ASM3414082v1 genome encodes:
- the LOC4326709 gene encoding G-type lectin S-receptor-like serine/threonine-protein kinase At2g19130 isoform X1, which produces MNHKHSFSALCAAMILNVIILFVDSYVAVASDTLFPGQSLSGSETLVSENGIFELGLFPSAPAGTKHYLGIRYKNMSSNNPITFWLGNRIPITYFINATLYIDAGKLYIEELGSILWTSNSTRNESNTAVAVILNTGNFVIRDQLNSSVVTWQSFDHPADKLLPGAYLGLDMVMGTNILLTLFKPPYNCTLMIDQSRKRGFIMFIDGHDKYLGTFPEWMVTYEENGSLVRLNDPGIPNDTEYMKLQLGQLSLLRWLDNATISGWQSVWSHPSSCKVSAFHCGAFGICTSTGTCKCIDGFRPTEPNEWELGHFGSGCSRITPSNCLGVVSTDLFVLLDNLQGLPYNPQDVMAATSEECRAICLSECYCAAYSYHSACKIWYSMLFNLTSADNPPYTEIYMRIGSPSKRRMHILVFVLIFGSIGVILFLLMLLLMYKRSSCVARQTKMEGFLAVYSYAQVKKATRNFSDKLGEGSFGSVFKGTIAGSTIVAVKKLKGLGHTEKQFRTEVQTVGMIQHNNLVRLLGFCTRGTRRLLVYEYMPNGSLDSHPFSETSRVLGWNLRHQIVVGIARGLAYLHEECRDSIIHCDIKPENILLDAEFCPKIADFGMAKLLGREFSAALTTIRGTIGYLAPEWISGQAITHKADVYSFGVVLFEIISGRRSTEKIRHGNHWYFPLYAAAKVNEGDVLCLLDDRIEGNASLKELDVACRVACWCIQDDEIHRPSMRKVIHMLEGVVDVELPPIPASFQNLMDDYDSDIYSVEV; this is translated from the coding sequence ATGAACCACAAGCATTCTTTCTCTGCCCTCTGTGCAGCAATGATACTCAACGTGATCATATTATTTGTGGATAGCTATGTTGCAGTTGCATCAGATACCCTTTTTCCTGGCCAATCTCTCTCAGGCTCTGAAACCTTAGTATCAGAAAATGGTATTTTTGAGTTGGGCCTTTTCCCCTCAGCCCCAGCTGGTACAAAGCACTACCTGGGTATTCGATACAAGAACATGTCAAGCAACAATCCAATAACCTTTTGGCTGGGAAACAGAATTCCCATCACCTACTTCATTAATGCAACGCTGTACATCGATGCAGGTAAACTTTATATTGAGGAGCTCGGCTCTATTCTATGGACCTCAAATTCAACGAGAAATGAATCAAACACTGCTGTGGCAGTTATTCTTAACACTGGAAACTTTGTAATAAGAGATCAGCTCAACTCTTCTGTGGTCACATGGCAGAGCTTTGATCACCCAGCTGATAAACTGCTCCCAGGAGCATATCTTGGACTGGACATGGTCATGGGAACCAACATCTTGCTTACTCTGTTCAAGCCTCCTTATAATTGTACCCTCATGATTGACCAAAGTAGGAAGAGGGGATTCATCATGTTCATTGATGGGCATGACAAGTATCTTGGAACCTTTCCTGAATGGATGGTTACCTACGAAGAAAATGGTAGTCTGGTACGATTAAACGATCCAGGAATTCCAAATGATACTGAATACATGAAATTGCAACTGGGGCAACTCAGTTTGTTGAGGTGGTTAGATAATGCAACAATTAGTGGTTGGCAATCTGTGTGGAGCCACCCTTCCAGCTGCAAAGTTAGTGCTTTTCACTGTGGTGCATTTGGTATTTGCACAAGCACAGGAACATGCAAATGTATTGATGGTTTCAGACCAACGGAGCCAAATGAATGGGAGCTGGGACATTTTGGTAGTGGCTGCTCTAGAATTACCCCCTCAAATTGTCTAGGTGTTGTTTCCACTGACTTGTTTGTTTTGTTAGACAACCTGCAGGGGCTTCCTTACAATCCTCAGGATGTTATGGCAGCAACTAGTGAAGAATGTCGAGCTATCTGTCTAAGCGAATGCTATTGCGCAGCGTACTCCTATCATTCTGCCTGCAAGATATGGTACAGCATGTTGTTCAATTTGACTTCAGCTGATAACCCTCCGTACACTGAGATTTATATGCGTATAGGTTCTCCGAGTAAACGCAGGATGCACATACTGGTTTTCGTACTAATTTTTGGGTCAATAGGGGTTATTCTTTTTCTGCTGATGCTTCTTTTGATGTACAAGAGATCCTCATGTGTTGCAAGACAGACAAAAATGGAAGGTTTTCTTGCAGTGTACTCTTATGCACAGGTCAAGAAAGCTACAAGAAACTTCTCTGACAAACTTGGGGAAGGAAGCTTTGGAAGTGTTTTCAAGGGAACAATTGCAGGTTCAACGATTGTTGCTGTGAAGAAGCTCAAAGGCCTAGGGCACACAGAGAAGCAGTTCCGGACAGAGGTACAGACTGTTGGGATGATCCAACATAATAATCTTGTTCGTCTTTTGGGATTCTGTACTAGAGGGACTAGAAGGTTGCTGGTCTATGAGTATATGCCAAATGGTTCTTTGGATTCTCATCCCTTTTCAGAAACCTCAAGGGTATTAGGTTGGAATCTTCGCCATCAGATTGTCGTTGGTATTGCTAGAGGTTTGGCCTACCTGCACGAGGAATGCAGGGACTCCATCATACATTGTGACATTAAGCCTGAAAACATACTACTAGATGCAGAGTTCTGCCCCAAAATTGCAGATTTTGGTATGGCAAAGCTTCTTGGACGGGAATTCAGCGCTGCACTGACCACTATCCGAGGAACCATTGGCTATCTTGCACCAGAGTGGATATCTGGACAGGCTATTACCCACAAGGCAGATGTCTATAGCTTTGGTGTCGTGCTCTTCGAAATAATATCAGGGCGGAGGAGTACTGAGAAAATTCGACATGGGAACCATTGGTATTTCCCCCTTTACGCTGCCGCTAAAGTGAATGAAGGAGATGTTTTATGCTTGCTTGATGACAGGATCGAAGGAAATGCGAGTTTGAAGGAGTTGGATGTTGCCTGCAGAGTTGCATGTTGGTGCATCCAGGATGATGAGATCCACAGGCCATCCATGAGGAAAGTTATTCACATGTTGGAAGGTGTTGTCGACGTTGAATTGCCGCCAATTCCTGCTTCCTTTCAAAACCTGATGGACGATTATGATAGTGATATATATTCCGTGGAAGTTTGA
- the LOC4326709 gene encoding G-type lectin S-receptor-like serine/threonine-protein kinase At2g19130 isoform X2 produces MNHKHSFSALCAAMILNVIILFVDSYVAVASDTLFPGQSLSGSETLVSENGIFELGLFPSAPAGTKHYLGIRYKNMSSNNPITFWLGNRIPITYFINATLYIDAGKLYIEELGSILWTSNSTRNESNTAVAVILNTGNFVIRDQLNSSVVTWQSFDHPADKLLPGAYLGLDMVMGTNILLTLFKPPYNCTLMIDQSRKRGFIMFIDGHDKYLGTFPEWMVTYEENGSLVRLNDPGIPNDTEYMKLQLGQLSLLRWLDNATISGWQSVWSHPSSCKVSAFHCGAFGICTSTGTCKCIDGFRPTEPNEWELGHFDNLQGLPYNPQDVMAATSEECRAICLSECYCAAYSYHSACKIWYSMLFNLTSADNPPYTEIYMRIGSPSKRRMHILVFVLIFGSIGVILFLLMLLLMYKRSSCVARQTKMEGFLAVYSYAQVKKATRNFSDKLGEGSFGSVFKGTIAGSTIVAVKKLKGLGHTEKQFRTEVQTVGMIQHNNLVRLLGFCTRGTRRLLVYEYMPNGSLDSHPFSETSRVLGWNLRHQIVVGIARGLAYLHEECRDSIIHCDIKPENILLDAEFCPKIADFGMAKLLGREFSAALTTIRGTIGYLAPEWISGQAITHKADVYSFGVVLFEIISGRRSTEKIRHGNHWYFPLYAAAKVNEGDVLCLLDDRIEGNASLKELDVACRVACWCIQDDEIHRPSMRKVIHMLEGVVDVELPPIPASFQNLMDDYDSDIYSVEV; encoded by the exons ATGAACCACAAGCATTCTTTCTCTGCCCTCTGTGCAGCAATGATACTCAACGTGATCATATTATTTGTGGATAGCTATGTTGCAGTTGCATCAGATACCCTTTTTCCTGGCCAATCTCTCTCAGGCTCTGAAACCTTAGTATCAGAAAATGGTATTTTTGAGTTGGGCCTTTTCCCCTCAGCCCCAGCTGGTACAAAGCACTACCTGGGTATTCGATACAAGAACATGTCAAGCAACAATCCAATAACCTTTTGGCTGGGAAACAGAATTCCCATCACCTACTTCATTAATGCAACGCTGTACATCGATGCAGGTAAACTTTATATTGAGGAGCTCGGCTCTATTCTATGGACCTCAAATTCAACGAGAAATGAATCAAACACTGCTGTGGCAGTTATTCTTAACACTGGAAACTTTGTAATAAGAGATCAGCTCAACTCTTCTGTGGTCACATGGCAGAGCTTTGATCACCCAGCTGATAAACTGCTCCCAGGAGCATATCTTGGACTGGACATGGTCATGGGAACCAACATCTTGCTTACTCTGTTCAAGCCTCCTTATAATTGTACCCTCATGATTGACCAAAGTAGGAAGAGGGGATTCATCATGTTCATTGATGGGCATGACAAGTATCTTGGAACCTTTCCTGAATGGATGGTTACCTACGAAGAAAATGGTAGTCTGGTACGATTAAACGATCCAGGAATTCCAAATGATACTGAATACATGAAATTGCAACTGGGGCAACTCAGTTTGTTGAGGTGGTTAGATAATGCAACAATTAGTGGTTGGCAATCTGTGTGGAGCCACCCTTCCAGCTGCAAAGTTAGTGCTTTTCACTGTGGTGCATTTGGTATTTGCACAAGCACAGGAACATGCAAATGTATTGATGGTTTCAGACCAACGGAGCCAAATGAATGGGAGCTGGGACATTTTG ACAACCTGCAGGGGCTTCCTTACAATCCTCAGGATGTTATGGCAGCAACTAGTGAAGAATGTCGAGCTATCTGTCTAAGCGAATGCTATTGCGCAGCGTACTCCTATCATTCTGCCTGCAAGATATGGTACAGCATGTTGTTCAATTTGACTTCAGCTGATAACCCTCCGTACACTGAGATTTATATGCGTATAGGTTCTCCGAGTAAACGCAGGATGCACATACTGGTTTTCGTACTAATTTTTGGGTCAATAGGGGTTATTCTTTTTCTGCTGATGCTTCTTTTGATGTACAAGAGATCCTCATGTGTTGCAAGACAGACAAAAATGGAAGGTTTTCTTGCAGTGTACTCTTATGCACAGGTCAAGAAAGCTACAAGAAACTTCTCTGACAAACTTGGGGAAGGAAGCTTTGGAAGTGTTTTCAAGGGAACAATTGCAGGTTCAACGATTGTTGCTGTGAAGAAGCTCAAAGGCCTAGGGCACACAGAGAAGCAGTTCCGGACAGAGGTACAGACTGTTGGGATGATCCAACATAATAATCTTGTTCGTCTTTTGGGATTCTGTACTAGAGGGACTAGAAGGTTGCTGGTCTATGAGTATATGCCAAATGGTTCTTTGGATTCTCATCCCTTTTCAGAAACCTCAAGGGTATTAGGTTGGAATCTTCGCCATCAGATTGTCGTTGGTATTGCTAGAGGTTTGGCCTACCTGCACGAGGAATGCAGGGACTCCATCATACATTGTGACATTAAGCCTGAAAACATACTACTAGATGCAGAGTTCTGCCCCAAAATTGCAGATTTTGGTATGGCAAAGCTTCTTGGACGGGAATTCAGCGCTGCACTGACCACTATCCGAGGAACCATTGGCTATCTTGCACCAGAGTGGATATCTGGACAGGCTATTACCCACAAGGCAGATGTCTATAGCTTTGGTGTCGTGCTCTTCGAAATAATATCAGGGCGGAGGAGTACTGAGAAAATTCGACATGGGAACCATTGGTATTTCCCCCTTTACGCTGCCGCTAAAGTGAATGAAGGAGATGTTTTATGCTTGCTTGATGACAGGATCGAAGGAAATGCGAGTTTGAAGGAGTTGGATGTTGCCTGCAGAGTTGCATGTTGGTGCATCCAGGATGATGAGATCCACAGGCCATCCATGAGGAAAGTTATTCACATGTTGGAAGGTGTTGTCGACGTTGAATTGCCGCCAATTCCTGCTTCCTTTCAAAACCTGATGGACGATTATGATAGTGATATATATTCCGTGGAAGTTTGA
- the LOC4326710 gene encoding G-type lectin S-receptor-like serine/threonine-protein kinase At2g19130, protein MACSFLCKPWLPLTESAKPARSPAPSSRARTVVQQLAVLLLLLGGVGGGGGALLAAAASTTDTILPGESITGNQTLVSKNGEFELGFFNPGVGIHYFLGVRLRKLAAYSPTFWIGDRVYVVDLPRAALELFGDSLYIKEDGASLWWSSPSSSSSSSGGGRGGGAAVAVLLDTGDLVVRDQRNSSLVLWRSFDYPGDALLPGGRLGLDVATGENVSLTFEGFTHNGSLRADASRRNGFVLTTDGRDTRGAFPDWMVTTQDNGGSLVLNHPDATNSTEFLQLKVGQVSLVRWSGADAGWVPRWTFPSGCKSGGGFFCGDFGVCTTATGGECRCVDGFAPSDTKEWGLGYFVTGCSRSLPLSCDANGQTEHGDSFAILDNLQGLPYNAQDEPATTDEDCREACLNKCYCVAYSTETGCKLWYYDLYNLSSADKPPYSKIYVRLGSKLKSKRGLATRWMVLLVVGSVAVASAMLAVLLLCRYRRDLFGSSKFVVEGSLVVYSYAQIKKATENFSDKLGEGGFGSVFRGTLPGSTTVVAVKNLKGLGYAEKQFRAEVQTVGMIRHTNLVRLLGFCVKGNRKLLVYEYMPNGSLDAHIFSQKSSPLSWQVRYQIAIGIARGLAYLHEECEHCIIHCDIKPENILLDEEFRPKIADFGMAKLLGREFNAALTTIRGTRGYLAPEWLYGQPITKKADVYSFGIVLFEMISGIRSTVTMKFGSHRYYPSYAAAQMHEGDVLCLLDSRLEGNANVEELDITCRVACWCIQDREGDRPSMGHVVRMLEGVVDTEMPPIPASFQNLVDGDDSDIYEENWRLRTQD, encoded by the coding sequence ATGGCGTGCTCGTTTCTCTGCAAGCCATGGCTGCCATTAACGGAGAGCGCGAAGCCCgctcgctcgccggcgccgtcttcCCGCGCAAGAACGGTGGTGCAGCAGCTCGCCGTCCTCTTACTACtgctcggcggcgtcggcggcggcggtggcgcgctgcTTGCCGCGGCCGCGTCGACGACGGACACCATCCTCCCCGGCGAGAGCATCACCGGGAACCAGACGCTCGTGTCCAAGAACGGTGAGTTCGAGCTCGGGTTCTTCAACCCGGGCGTCGGGATCCACTACTTCCTCGGCGTCCGCCTCAGGAAGCTCGCGGCGTACAGCCCCACGTTCTGGATTGGCGACAGGGTCTACGTCGTCGACCTGCCTCGCGCCGCGCTGGAGCTCTTCGGCGACAGCCTCTACATCAAGGAGGACGGTGCCAGCCTCtggtggtcgtcgccgtcgtcctcctcctcctcctcgggcggcggccgcggcggcggcgcggccgtcgccgtcctcctcgacaCCGGCGACCTCGTGGTGAGGGACCAGAGGAACTCCTCCCTGGTGCTGTGGCGGAGCTTCGACTACCCCGGCGACGCGCTGCTGCCGGGCGGGAGGCTGGGGCTCGACGTCGCCACCGGGGAGAACGTGTCGCTCACGTTCGAGGGGTTCACCCACAACGGCAGCCTCCGGGCCGACGCGAGCAGGAGGAACGGGTTCGTGCTCACCACCGACGGCCGCGACACCCGCGGCGCGTTCCCGGACTGGATGGTGACCACCCAAGACAACGGCGGCTCGCTGGTGCTCAACCACCCGGACGCCACGAACTCCACCGAGTTCCTGCAGCTCAAAGTCGGGCAGGTCAGCCTGGTCCGGTGGTCGGGCGCCGACGCCGGCTGGGTGCCTCGCTGGACGTTCCCCTCCGGCTGCAAGTccggcggcggcttcttctGCGGCGACTTCGGCGTCTGcacgacggcgaccggcggcgaatGCCGGTGCGTCGACGGGTTCGCGCCGTCGGACACGAAGGAGTGGGGGCTCGGTTACTTCGTCACCGGCTGCTCGAGGTCTCTCCCACTCAGCTGCGACGCCAACGGCCAGACCGAGCACGGCGACTCCTTCGCCATTCTTGACAATCTCCAAGGCCTCCCTTACAACGCGCAGGATGAGCCAGCGACCACCGATGAAGATTGCAGGGAAGCTTGCCTGAACAAATGCTACTGCGTTGCATACTCAACTGAAACTGGATGCAAGCTCTGGTATTACGACCTGTACAATCTGAGCTCAGCTGATAAACCTCCATACAGCAAGATCTATGTCCGATTGGGTTCCAAGCTCAAGAGCAAGAGGGGATTGGCCACAAGATGGATGGTGCTCTTGGTTGTTGGATCAGTAGCTGTAGCTTCTGCAATGTTGGCAGTGTTGCTTCTATGCAGGTACAGGAGAGACCTGTTTGGATCCAGTAAGTTTGTAGTAGAAGGATCTCTGGTTGTCTACTCATATGCACAGATCAAGAAGGCAACGGAGAATTTCTCCGATAAGCTCGGCGAAGGCGGATTCGGAAGCGTTTTCAGAGGTACATTGCCTGGATCAACCACTGTTGTTGCTGTCAAGAATCTCAAAGGGCTCGGCTACGCAGAGAAACAGTTCAGAGCAGAAGTGCAGACGGTTGGAATGATCCGGCACACTAATCTTGTCCGTCTCTTGGGATTTTGTGTCAAAGGGAACAGAAAGTTGCTGGTCTACGAGTATATGCCAAATGGATCCTTGGATGCTCATATCTTTTCACAAAAGTCCAGTCCTTTGAGTTGGCAAGTTCGATACCAAATCGCGATCGGCATCGCAAGGGGTCTAGCATATCTACACGAAGAGTGTGAGCACTGCATCATACACTGCGACATTAAACCCGAAAACATACTACTCGACGAGGAATTCCGCCCCAAGATCGCGGATTTCGGCATGGCAAAGCTTCTTGGACGAGAATTCAACGCGGCACTTACCACCATCCGAGGTACCAGGGGCTATCTCGCGCCAGAGTGGCTGTATGGGCAGCCGATTACCAAGAAGGcagacgtgtacagcttcggcatCGTGCTGTTCGAGATGATCTCAGGGATAAGGAGTACTGTCACGATGAAATTCGGGAGCCATCGGTATTACCCCAGCTACGCGGCTGCGCAAATGCATGAAGGAGATGTTCTGTGCTTGCTGGACAGTAGGCTGGAAGGAAATGCCAATGTGGAGGAGCTCGACATCACCTGCAGAGTCGCCTGCTGGTGCATCCAGGACAGAGAGGGTGACAGGCCATCGATGGGGCACGTCGTTCGCATGTTGGAAGGTGTTGTGGACACGGAGATGCCCCCAATTCCAGCTTCGTTTCAGAACCTTGTGGATGGTGATGACAGTGATATATACGAAGAAAACTGGCGTTTGAGGACCCAAGATTAG
- the LOC4326711 gene encoding G-type lectin S-receptor-like serine/threonine-protein kinase At2g19130 has translation MAADGDGDGELVRRVRSPSSRGRMAPTLAFLLVLLLLLAGGGGGGAFLAAAASTDTVVPGKGMAGNQTLVSKNGRFELGFFTPGSGIHYFLGVRLRNMAEYSPTFWIGDRVGVIDLPGVSLEVFGDKLYIKEDGVSLWWSSVAGNGSSSSSDGGAVAVLLDTGDLVVRDQGNPSGVLWRSFDYPGDSLLPGGRLGLDAATGTNVSLTFKGFSHNGSLQVDASRRNGFVLTTDGIDSRGAFPDWMVTSQDNGSSLVLNHPDAPNSTEFLQFNLGLISLMRWSDSTAGWVARWTFPSDCKSGAFFCGDFGACTAGGGGGCECVDGFTPSYPDEWRLGYFVTGCSRSLPLSCEANGQTEHDDSFAILDNLRGLPYNAQDEPVTTDEDCRAACLNKCYCVAYSNESGCKLWYHNLYNLSSADKPPYSKIYVRLGSKLKSNRGLATRWIVLLVVGSLAVTSVMLGLVLLCRYRRDLFASSKFEVEGSLIVYTYAQIRKATGNFSDKLGEGGFGSVFRGTLPGSTTVVAVKNLKGVGQAEKQFRTEVQTVGMIRHTNLVRLLGFCVNGNRRLLVYEYMSNGSLDAHIFSEKSSLLSWHVRYQIALGIARGLAYLHEECEDCIIHCDIKPENILLDYEFCPKICDFGMAKLLGREFNSALTTVRGTMGYLAPEWIYGQPITKKADVYSFGIVLFEIISGRRSTETVKFGSHRYFPTYAAVQMNEGDVLCLLDSRLEGNANVKELDITCRVACWCIQDEENDRPSMGQVVRMLEGVVDMEMPPIPASFQNLMESEDSGIYSEESWNFRTRDQF, from the coding sequence atggccgctgatggtgatggCGACGGTGAGCTAGTGCGGCGCGTTCGGTCGCCGTCTTCCCGTGGAAGAATGGCGCCGACGCTGGCgttcctcctcgtcctcctcctgctgctcgccggcggcggcggcggcggcgcgttcttggcggcggccgcgtcgacgGACACCGTTGTCCCGGGGAAGGGGATGGCCGGGAACCAGACGCTCGTCTCCAAGAACGGGCGGTTCGAGCTCGGGTTCTTCACCCCGGGCTCCGGCATCCACTACTTCCTCGGCGTCCGGCTGAGGAACATGGCGGAGTACAGCCCCACGTTCTGGATCGGGGACAGGGTCGGCGTCATCGACCTCCCCGGCGTGTCGCTCGAGGTGTTCGGCGACAAGCTGTACATCAAGGAGGACGGGGTCAGCCTCTGGTGGTCCAGCGTCGCTGGGaacggctcctcctcctcctcggacggcggcgccgtcgccgtcctcctcgacaCCGGCGACCTGGTGGTGAGGGACCAAGGGAACCCCTCCGGCGTCCTGTGGCGGAGCTTCGACTACCCCGGCGACTCGCTGCTCCCCGGCGGCAGGCTCGGGCTCGACGCGGCCACCGGGACGAACGTCTCCCTCACATTCAAAGGCTTTTCCCACAATGGCAGCCTCCAGGTCGACGCGAGCAGGAGGAACGGGTTCGTGCTCACCACCGATGGCATCGACAGCCGCGGCGCCTTCCCGGACTGGATGGTGACCTCCCAAGACAACGGCAGCTCGCTGGTGCTCAACCACCCTGACGCCCCGAACTCCACCGAGTTCTTGCAGTTCAATCTTGGGCTGATCAGCCTGATGCGGTGGTCGGATTCCACCGCCGGCTGGGTGGCTCGCTGGACGTTCCCCTCCGACTGCAAGTCCGGCGCCTTCTTCTGCGGCGACTTCGGCGCCtgcacggccggcggcggcggcggatgcgaGTGCGTCGACGGGTTCACGCCGTCGTACCCGGACGAGTGGCGGCTCGGCTACTTCGTCACCGGCTGCTCGAGGTCTCTCCCGCTGAGCTGCGAGGCCAACGGTCAGACCGAGCACGACGACTCCTTCGCCATTCTTGACAATCTCCGAGGCCTCCCTTACAATGCTCAGGATgaaccagtgaccactgatgaAGATTGCAGAGCTGCTTGCCTGAACAAATGCTACTGTGTTGCATACTCGAATGAATCTGGATGCAAGCTGTGGTACCACAACCTGTACAATCTGAGCTCAGCTGATAAACCTCCATACAGCAAGATCTATGTCCGTTTGGGTTCCAAGCTCAAGAGCAACAGGGGGTTGGCCACAAGATGGATTGTGCTCTTGGTTGTTGGATCATTAGCTGTAACTTCGGTAATGTTGGGACTGGTGCTTCTATGCAGATACAGGAGAGACTTGTTTGCATCCAGTAAGTTTGAAGTAGAAGGCTCTCTTATTGTCTACACTTATGCACAGATCAGGAAGGCTACGGGGAATTTCTCTGATAAACTTGGTGAGGGAGGTTTTGGAAGTGTTTTCAGGGGGACATTGCCTGGATCAACCACTGTTGTTGCTGTGAAGAATCTGAAAGGTGTTGGGCAAGCAGAGAAGCAGTTCAGAACAGAAGTACAGACTGTTGGAATGATTCGACACACTAATCTTGTCCGTCTCTTGGGATTTTGCGTCAACGGGAATAGAAGGTTGCTGGTTTATGAGTATATGTCAAATGGATCCTTGGATGCTCACATCTTTTCAGAAAAATCTAGTTTGCTGAGTTGGCATGTCCGATACCAAATTGCACTTGGTATTGCAAGGGGTCTAGCCTATCTGCATGAAGAATGTGAGGACTGCATCATACATTGTGATATTAAACCTGAAAACATACTACTTGATTATGAATTTTGCCCCAAAATCTGTGATTTTGGTATGGCGAAGCTTCTTGGACGAGAATTTAACTCTGCATTGACCACCGTCCGAGGGACAATGGGCTATCTTGCACCAGAGTGGATATATGGGCAACCTATTACAAAAAAGGCAGATGTTTATAGCTTTGGCATTGTGCTTTTTGAAATAATCTCAGGGAGAAGGTCTACGGAGACAGTGAAATTTGGGAGCCATCGCTATTTTCCTACGTATGCAGCGGTACAAATGAATGAAGGAGATGTTTTGTGCTTACTAGATAGCAGGCTGGAAGGAAATGCTAACGTGAAGGAGCTTGACATCACCTGTAGAGTGGCCTGTTGGTGCATCCAGGATGAAGAGAATGACAGACCGTCGATGGGGCAAGTCGTTCGCATGTTGGAAGGCGTTGTCGATATGGAGATGCCACCAATTCCAGCTTCATTTCAGAACCTCATGGAGAGTGAAGACAGTGGTATATACTCTGAAGAAAGCTGGAATTTCAGGACCCGAGATCAGTTCTAG